One Thermanaerothrix sp. DNA segment encodes these proteins:
- the raiA gene encoding ribosome-associated translation inhibitor RaiA — MDVRFVARNVELQNSVKDLMEKKLGKLERFFDRILDTQVTVDFKRGMYVVEITSNINGMVMRGEDYAPDLRKAFEKSLKNIERQVKRHKDLLVDRLQLKTKDISFELETEPFALEEDKSQEKVEIVKVKKFPVRAMTPHEAALQMDLLGHSFFLFRDGDTGEMNVVYRRKEGGYGVLKPEA, encoded by the coding sequence ATGGACGTACGCTTTGTAGCCCGCAATGTTGAGTTGCAGAACTCCGTCAAAGATCTTATGGAGAAGAAGCTGGGCAAATTGGAACGGTTTTTCGACCGTATCCTGGATACCCAGGTGACCGTTGACTTCAAGAGGGGAATGTACGTCGTGGAGATTACCTCCAATATAAACGGCATGGTGATGAGGGGAGAGGATTACGCGCCGGACCTTCGCAAGGCATTTGAGAAGTCCCTTAAGAACATAGAACGTCAGGTTAAGCGCCACAAGGACCTCTTGGTGGACCGTCTGCAGCTTAAGACCAAGGACATATCCTTTGAGCTGGAGACCGAGCCGTTCGCCTTAGAGGAGGACAAGTCCCAGGAGAAGGTGGAGATCGTTAAGGTCAAGAAGTTCCCTGTGAGGGCTATGACCCCCCATGAGGCGGCGCTCCAGATGGATCTTTTGGGGCACAGCTTCTTCCTCTTCCGCGATGGAGATACGGGAGAAATGAACGTGGTGTACCGTCGTAAGGAGGGTGGCTACGGGGTACTGAAGCCCGAGGCATAG
- a CDS encoding UvrD-helicase domain-containing protein, translating to MVVMRCSDVLDGLNPKQAEAVTYCDGNQLILAGAGSGKTRVLTRKIAYLIKEKGVLPSKILAVTFTNKAAAEMRQRVEKLLGGALSGMRICTFHSYGLNFLRRNENVLMKMGYATPILVMDRTDQKRLIKQILKENNVDERRVEVSWLVDAFSSAKEGDAPGSFFRGEAQRLFEIYRERMKSQGALDFDDLITLPLEILSSNREVLERELSSIDWILVDEYQDVNRSQYRLLKKLSSGGQRIVVVGDPDQAIYGWRGADVTMILNFDKDFLDAKVTVLEQNYRSTGNILEGANHVISRNSERPKKNLWTAAGRGEKIRILKARDDAEDARCLVEWIERLSCDGYSLGDMAILYRINALSRLYEQKLMEAGIPYKVIRGLGFYERKEVKDVLALMKLAVQPRDRVSFERMVNVPARGIGPKSIEAAWSWMEGMVLVEPLDFWRAAEKGQPPLKGKAKEGFMELARGMLGILEARDSARDAVRYILEDYGYGRYLEMEDPASFEDRLQNVKELLSVLPDGTIDQVLSEVALFSDADVSSDEDKVSLLTLHAAKGLEFSVVFMVGLEDGIFPNARCLDDRSLLEEERRLFYVGMTRAQERLFLSGAARRVIFGSVVVNGFSRFLLEIPENCVHLEDRTKEGPLFVHRGFDRRRWSW from the coding sequence ATGGTAGTCATGAGGTGTTCGGACGTTCTTGATGGATTAAACCCAAAGCAGGCCGAAGCGGTCACCTATTGTGACGGCAACCAGCTCATCCTTGCTGGAGCTGGTAGTGGTAAGACAAGGGTGCTTACCCGCAAGATAGCTTATCTCATAAAAGAAAAGGGAGTGCTGCCTTCAAAGATATTGGCGGTTACCTTCACCAATAAGGCGGCGGCGGAGATGCGCCAGCGTGTTGAGAAGCTTCTTGGAGGGGCTCTCAGCGGCATGCGGATATGTACATTTCATTCCTACGGCCTTAACTTCCTGCGCCGCAATGAAAACGTGTTGATGAAGATGGGGTATGCCACTCCAATCCTGGTGATGGATAGGACGGATCAGAAACGCCTTATAAAGCAGATCCTCAAGGAGAACAACGTCGATGAGCGAAGGGTTGAGGTTTCATGGCTGGTGGACGCCTTTTCTTCAGCTAAGGAGGGAGACGCTCCCGGTTCCTTTTTTCGTGGCGAGGCCCAGAGGCTCTTTGAGATCTACCGGGAGAGGATGAAGTCACAGGGGGCGTTGGACTTTGATGATCTGATAACCCTTCCCTTGGAGATATTGTCCTCCAATCGGGAGGTTCTGGAGCGGGAACTCTCATCAATAGATTGGATACTGGTTGATGAGTACCAGGACGTTAACCGATCTCAGTACAGGCTTCTCAAGAAGCTTTCTTCCGGTGGGCAGCGCATAGTGGTGGTGGGGGATCCTGATCAGGCCATATACGGTTGGCGGGGCGCCGATGTGACCATGATACTTAACTTTGACAAGGATTTCCTGGATGCCAAGGTGACGGTGCTGGAGCAGAACTACCGTTCAACCGGCAATATCCTGGAGGGGGCTAACCACGTAATATCTCGCAACTCCGAAAGGCCCAAGAAGAACCTCTGGACCGCCGCTGGCCGGGGGGAGAAGATAAGGATCTTAAAGGCCAGGGATGACGCGGAGGATGCGAGATGTCTTGTGGAGTGGATAGAGCGGCTTTCCTGCGATGGATATTCGCTTGGAGACATGGCCATCCTGTATCGCATAAACGCCCTTAGCCGGCTTTATGAGCAAAAGCTTATGGAGGCTGGGATACCCTACAAGGTGATAAGAGGCCTTGGCTTTTATGAGCGCAAGGAAGTGAAGGACGTTCTAGCCCTGATGAAGCTGGCGGTTCAGCCAAGGGACAGGGTATCCTTCGAGCGGATGGTGAACGTACCAGCCAGAGGCATAGGGCCTAAGTCCATAGAGGCCGCCTGGAGCTGGATGGAGGGCATGGTCTTAGTTGAGCCGTTGGACTTTTGGCGGGCGGCGGAGAAGGGACAGCCGCCGCTCAAGGGGAAGGCGAAAGAGGGTTTTATGGAGCTGGCCAGGGGTATGCTTGGCATCCTGGAAGCTCGGGACAGCGCAAGGGATGCGGTCCGTTACATCCTGGAGGACTATGGATATGGCCGTTATCTGGAGATGGAGGATCCCGCCTCTTTTGAGGATAGACTGCAGAACGTTAAGGAGCTCTTGTCGGTGTTGCCCGATGGCACCATAGACCAGGTGTTGTCTGAAGTCGCCCTCTTCTCCGATGCGGATGTGAGCTCCGATGAAGATAAGGTGAGTCTTCTCACCCTTCACGCCGCCAAGGGGCTTGAGTTCTCTGTGGTCTTCATGGTTGGCTTGGAGGATGGCATATTTCCTAACGCAAGGTGCTTAGACGATAGAAGCCTCCTGGAGGAGGAACGTAGGCTTTTCTACGTGGGAATGACCAGAGCTCAGGAGCGGTTGTTCCTGTCCGGAGCTGCCAGGAGGGTGATATTTGGGAGCGTTGTGGTAAACGGGTTCTCAAGATTTCTTTTGGAGATCCCGGAGAATTGTGTTCACCTTGAGGACAGGACCAAGGAGGGACCCTTGTTTGTTCATCGTGGCTTTGACAGGAGACGTTGGAGCTGGTAA
- the coaE gene encoding dephospho-CoA kinase (Dephospho-CoA kinase (CoaE) performs the final step in coenzyme A biosynthesis.), whose protein sequence is MALTGDVGAGKSTFMSILSKMGARTASADLVAKGLWMRRDVRDAFVSRWGCLPTKADGSIDAAAISKKVFSDAEEYHFLCSVLHPTTWEMLRDAVTDDGVWVLEVPLLFESKVPHWIDGTVYLRSPRDVRVSRVAARGWDDEELLSRERWLLDGEVKSRMADWVLDNCGTLEDLEIAARGLYEEFRRLNSVLLGNLTFGSMSEARRFANEMVERRIAACCRMKLVSSVYRWEGAVCDEDEAELTFKTIEDRLEDLNELLQSHPYQMPALMLQRPHRMPLGLRRWVVESCSP, encoded by the coding sequence GTGGCTTTGACAGGAGACGTTGGAGCTGGTAAATCAACCTTCATGTCCATCCTCTCCAAGATGGGGGCGAGGACCGCTTCTGCAGACCTGGTGGCGAAGGGTTTGTGGATGAGGCGGGATGTAAGGGATGCCTTCGTCTCCCGATGGGGGTGCCTGCCCACTAAAGCGGATGGATCCATTGATGCCGCCGCCATATCCAAAAAGGTCTTCTCCGATGCGGAGGAGTATCATTTCCTTTGCTCCGTCTTGCATCCTACCACCTGGGAGATGCTTAGGGATGCCGTTACCGATGATGGTGTGTGGGTTCTTGAGGTTCCCCTGCTATTTGAGTCCAAAGTGCCCCATTGGATTGACGGAACGGTGTATCTAAGAAGTCCTAGGGATGTCCGCGTTTCTAGGGTTGCTGCCAGAGGGTGGGATGATGAAGAGCTCCTATCCAGGGAGCGGTGGCTGTTGGATGGCGAGGTAAAATCCCGCATGGCCGATTGGGTATTGGATAATTGCGGGACGTTGGAGGATTTGGAGATTGCCGCCCGGGGCCTGTATGAGGAGTTTAGGCGGCTGAATTCCGTGTTGCTTGGAAACCTTACATTTGGGTCGATGTCCGAGGCAAGGCGCTTTGCCAACGAGATGGTAGAAAGGCGAATAGCTGCGTGCTGCAGGATGAAGTTGGTTTCCAGCGTGTATCGGTGGGAAGGGGCGGTTTGCGATGAGGATGAGGCGGAGCTGACATTTAAGACCATTGAGGATAGGCTTGAGGATCTAAATGAACTTCTTCAAAGCCATCCTTACCAGATGCCAGCTCTTATGCTTCAACGACCCCATAGGATGCCCCTTGGTCTTAGGCGTTGGGTGGTGGAGAGCTGTTCGCCATGA
- a CDS encoding CBS domain-containing protein: protein MGGGELFAMRVITTHIGADFDSLASMWAALKLYGDGAMCFSGAASRNVRDFLKRNRFRLKVLTPKQVNMEAISNLVVVDARSLGRIGPFASVASDPSVAVHVFDHHPPVLDEIPASFSVVERAGATATVLTEMLLERSIPLSPFDCTLLAMGIYEDTGALTFGSTTEREYLVMGELKKRGADLPSIPTWIELSFSTLERELLDRMIEAARERFVKGYRVVSCALEFPRFSEGISLFVHRLMDFFDADVAVAVISMDKRTYAVVRSREGIVDARKAMGDLPAGGHPQAASASMPRRDPRDVLDDLECRIEKMLKPALTVGDAMSSPVMAVSAAQTVEDAYRLMIRYGHSALPVVYDGRVGGIITRKDLDKAQLHGLGLVPVKEFMTERVVTISPDAPVWEAHRLLVANNVGRLPVVRDGVLVGIITRTDMLRALYPSVSSSYDSREGVSLPWQEDVSHALDEVPRDVMEKIRFLVDKAGGMGYPIYLVGGFVRDLLMGRRNEDVDLVVEGDAVPLLESLIREGLDVSIHRRYGTGTIAFQDGRKVDLATARREFYEYPVAQPTVCMDSLKHDLYRRDFTVNAMAICLSPQWGLLVDYFGGRADLKRGQLRVLHNLSFVEDPTRIFRGVRLEGRLGLRMSRDTERLATSAVKGGLLNLLSGPKLRSEVELVFLERDFVWDVERLLELGAWEAVFPGVPVGSCGIKALRKLSMFRRRLGKDLPDFGRDLWLAFLGVLLYFGSPWGARSAIDRLFLSSRERELVERILKDLGSVESAIGTKGEIRWSVICKELERFNRLVVFAWCGLTDKWRVRRRMLLYLTRLSKVFPMLTGRDLIDLGVPRGPMVGAVLDALRWARMDGEVETLEEERAWVVKRLVEA, encoded by the coding sequence TTGGGTGGTGGAGAGCTGTTCGCCATGAGGGTCATAACCACCCACATAGGTGCGGACTTTGATTCCCTTGCCAGCATGTGGGCGGCCCTTAAACTATATGGAGACGGGGCCATGTGCTTCTCCGGGGCGGCCTCAAGGAATGTAAGGGATTTCTTGAAACGCAACAGGTTCCGCCTAAAGGTTCTGACTCCCAAGCAGGTAAATATGGAAGCCATCTCTAACTTGGTGGTGGTGGATGCCAGATCCCTTGGCAGGATAGGTCCCTTTGCCTCCGTGGCGTCGGATCCATCCGTGGCGGTTCACGTCTTTGACCACCACCCTCCGGTGCTTGATGAGATCCCCGCTTCGTTCTCCGTTGTTGAAAGGGCCGGCGCCACCGCTACGGTTCTCACGGAGATGCTGTTGGAACGCTCAATCCCGTTGAGCCCCTTCGACTGTACGTTGCTGGCCATGGGAATATATGAGGATACCGGAGCTCTTACCTTTGGATCCACCACCGAACGGGAATACCTGGTGATGGGCGAGCTTAAGAAGAGGGGGGCTGACCTACCATCTATCCCTACGTGGATAGAGCTTTCCTTTTCAACCCTGGAGAGAGAGCTTTTGGATCGGATGATAGAGGCGGCAAGGGAACGCTTCGTGAAGGGGTATCGGGTGGTATCATGCGCGCTGGAGTTTCCTCGATTCTCCGAGGGGATAAGCCTATTTGTTCACCGGTTGATGGATTTCTTTGACGCCGATGTGGCTGTGGCGGTTATTAGCATGGACAAGCGGACCTATGCGGTGGTTAGGAGCAGGGAAGGCATAGTGGATGCCAGAAAGGCCATGGGGGATCTCCCCGCCGGAGGGCATCCGCAGGCGGCTTCGGCTTCAATGCCAAGGCGTGATCCAAGGGATGTGCTTGACGATCTTGAATGCCGGATAGAGAAGATGCTTAAGCCGGCCCTTACGGTGGGAGATGCCATGTCAAGCCCGGTTATGGCGGTTAGTGCCGCCCAAACCGTGGAGGATGCATACCGCCTTATGATCCGCTACGGCCATTCCGCTCTCCCGGTGGTATACGATGGCCGCGTAGGCGGGATTATCACCCGGAAGGACCTGGACAAAGCACAGCTGCATGGTCTTGGGCTTGTGCCAGTTAAAGAGTTCATGACCGAGAGGGTGGTGACCATAAGTCCCGATGCCCCCGTTTGGGAGGCTCACCGACTGCTGGTTGCTAACAACGTGGGAAGGCTGCCGGTGGTGCGGGATGGAGTCCTGGTGGGGATAATCACCAGGACCGACATGTTGAGAGCCCTCTATCCCTCCGTTTCGTCTTCTTACGATTCAAGAGAAGGGGTATCTTTGCCCTGGCAAGAGGATGTGTCCCATGCCCTTGATGAAGTTCCACGGGATGTCATGGAGAAGATCCGCTTCTTGGTGGATAAGGCTGGAGGAATGGGTTATCCCATATACCTGGTGGGGGGCTTCGTAAGGGACCTGTTGATGGGGCGTAGGAATGAGGATGTGGATCTGGTGGTAGAGGGGGATGCGGTTCCTCTGTTGGAGTCTCTGATTCGGGAGGGTCTTGATGTTTCCATACATAGGCGCTATGGAACCGGCACCATAGCTTTCCAAGACGGCAGGAAGGTGGACTTGGCAACCGCCAGGAGGGAGTTCTACGAGTATCCGGTTGCCCAGCCGACGGTTTGTATGGATTCGTTAAAACACGACCTTTACCGGCGGGACTTTACCGTTAACGCCATGGCCATATGTCTTAGCCCCCAGTGGGGGCTTTTGGTGGACTACTTTGGGGGCCGGGCGGACCTTAAAAGGGGACAGCTTAGGGTGCTGCACAACCTGAGTTTCGTTGAGGACCCCACCAGGATCTTCAGAGGGGTAAGGCTTGAGGGGCGGTTGGGCCTTAGGATGAGCCGAGATACGGAGCGGTTGGCGACCAGTGCGGTAAAAGGGGGGCTCTTGAACCTCCTTTCCGGGCCTAAACTTCGCAGTGAGGTGGAGCTCGTCTTCTTGGAGAGGGATTTTGTTTGGGATGTGGAGCGCCTTCTGGAATTGGGGGCGTGGGAAGCGGTCTTCCCTGGGGTGCCGGTTGGATCCTGTGGGATAAAGGCTCTAAGAAAACTATCCATGTTCAGGCGCAGGCTTGGGAAAGACCTCCCCGATTTCGGCAGGGACCTTTGGCTTGCCTTTTTGGGGGTGCTACTGTATTTTGGAAGCCCTTGGGGTGCCAGGAGTGCGATTGATAGGCTATTCCTCTCATCAAGGGAGAGGGAGTTGGTGGAGAGGATCCTTAAAGATTTAGGCTCGGTGGAGAGTGCCATAGGCACCAAGGGAGAGATCCGCTGGTCGGTGATATGCAAAGAGCTTGAGAGGTTTAACCGGTTGGTTGTTTTCGCATGGTGCGGTCTCACGGATAAGTGGCGAGTAAGGC